Proteins from a single region of Streptomyces griseiscabiei:
- a CDS encoding AraC family transcriptional regulator gives MKNGHDEIQEVPYDPPPAAAAGIEVMTITELRERMRRRGGTRGARDAEGTGHPQRPDFHLLLAVDRGPLWHMADFADYALTDGTWLWVRPGQVQRFGDLRTASGTLLLFRSDVLDSATAAETHLNDPFGRTLWQVAGEDADALRHALAHLAHEYRTGGLPDHTRSAVLQRLLAVLLLRLTHLITPVGTTTGEHADTFQRFRSAVEKDYALARDVGHYARALGYAPRTLTRAALDAAGVGAKEFIDRRVVLEAKRLLAHGDASVAHIAARLGFLDASNFVKYFAQRTGTTPAAFRARFRPDSRTR, from the coding sequence GTGAAAAACGGACACGACGAGATCCAGGAAGTCCCCTACGATCCACCGCCGGCCGCCGCGGCCGGGATCGAGGTGATGACGATCACCGAGCTGCGTGAGCGCATGCGCCGCCGCGGCGGCACCCGGGGCGCCCGGGACGCCGAGGGGACCGGACACCCCCAGCGTCCGGACTTCCACCTGCTGCTCGCCGTGGACCGAGGGCCGCTCTGGCACATGGCCGACTTCGCCGACTACGCCCTCACCGACGGCACATGGCTGTGGGTGCGGCCCGGACAGGTGCAGCGCTTCGGCGACCTGCGCACGGCCTCCGGCACCCTGCTGCTGTTCCGGTCCGACGTGCTCGACTCCGCCACCGCGGCCGAGACACACCTCAACGACCCGTTCGGCCGCACTCTGTGGCAGGTCGCCGGCGAGGACGCCGACGCCCTGCGCCACGCCCTCGCACATCTGGCCCACGAGTACCGCACCGGCGGCCTGCCCGACCACACCCGCTCGGCCGTCCTCCAGCGCCTGCTCGCCGTGCTCCTGCTGCGTCTGACCCACCTGATCACACCGGTGGGGACCACGACCGGCGAGCACGCGGACACCTTCCAGCGGTTCCGCTCCGCCGTGGAGAAGGACTACGCCCTGGCCAGGGACGTCGGACACTACGCCCGCGCCCTCGGCTACGCGCCGCGCACGCTGACCCGGGCCGCGCTCGACGCCGCCGGCGTCGGAGCCAAGGAGTTCATCGACCGCCGCGTCGTCCTGGAAGCCAAGAGACTCCTTGCCCACGGCGACGCATCCGTGGCCCACATCGCCGCCCGGCTCGGCTTCCTCGACGCCAGCAACTTCGTCAAGTACTTCGCCCAGCGCACCGGCACCACACCGGCGGCCTTCCGCGCCCGCTTCCGCCCGGATTCCCGCACCCGCTGA